In Lusitaniella coriacea LEGE 07157, the genomic stretch TGGGGGAGCTTTCTTGAGACGCAGTGACGCGGGAGAGGTAGCAATTCATCTTCCCTTCTGCCCTCTGCCATCTGTCCTCTGCCTTACCGTTGAGGTGATAACTGAAGTGCCGATCCTGGGTATTATAGGGGGGCGAGTTGACGGGGAGTACAGTGATGAAAAAAAGCGATAGATTTGCCCTTTTAATGGCGTTGAGTGCGGGATTTGCCGTTTCTTTGAGTGCGATCGCGATCGCGCAACCCTTTGAAAATCCTCTCAACATCCCGTTAAATAACGGAACCCTAAGTACTGAGAGAGAAACCGCCGATCGCTTGGTGCGGTTTGGGGGACAAGCAGAACGCCTGGGCAATTATGAAAAAGCCATTGAATATTGGTTACAAGCGGCGGATCTTTACGATCGATTGGGGGATTTTCGGGCGCTGGGATTGACCTATGATTATCTGGGAATCACCTACGTCAAATTGGGGCGTTTAGATCCCGCAGAACTTTATTTGCGCCGCCGTTTAGCGATCGCGCGAGATAACGACGACTTCCAAGGGCAAGTCTATGGCTTAAATAACCTCGGTACGATGTACATTCAGCGTAATAATTTTGTCGGGGCAGTTGTCGCAATGGAAGAAGCCTTAAACATTGCCCGCAGCATTGAATTTCAGGAAGGAGAAGGACTCAGCCTCAGTAATTTAGGATTGGTCGCCGCGCGATCGGGCAACTACGCCGAAGCAGTGAAACGCTACGAAGAAGCCATCATTTTCCGCCGTCGTTTTGGTAATTCTGTCGGAGAGATTAACACCCGCAATAATTTAGGGGATGCCTACCTCGCCCTGCAAAATTACCGCGAGGCGCATATTTCCTACGGGATTGCGCGACAACTGGCGAAAGAAGCCAGAGAGTTAGCCGGACACTTTCGCGCCACTGCGGGGTTAGCCCGCACCTACGCCACAATGGGGGAACCCGGCGCTGCTTTGGAAGAAGTGAAAAAATGGGTTGCCTTCGCACGAGAAAATAACGATCGCGCCCAAGAACTCGCCGCTTTGCAATTTGCCGGAAGGTTGCAACTCTCCCGTGGGGAGTGGCGTTCGGCACGAACCTATCTAGTTGACGCGATCGCGATCGCCCAAGAACTCCAAGACGAACAAAGCCAAACGTTGCTGTACGACGATCTCAATCGCCTGATTTACGTCATTCAAGAGTGAATGCTGCCGTCTAAAGCGCAATCAGGAGAGCTTTTTTTAGCACGACAACTCATGTGCTTAAGTTGAAGAGTACGTCATATAAAAAGGGATTGACAGCTTTGATAGAGAGCGCCAGATATCCAATTTAGATGTGTTTTAGCTTATCCCTACAGCTTATTCTTCCTCCTCTTGGCAAACTGATGTACTATGAATCGTATTTTTATTGAGTTAAGATGCAAAATTCTAATCTTGAGGCAGGTGCATACTCCTCAATTCACAATCCCGAACTCTTCAGACGATCGCGGATTCGCCCGATTTGCGTCTCGCGATTAATCGGCGATCGCGGTTGGGGAAGATCGAAATTGGGCCAATCGGGTAAATCGTTACAGGGACAAAGGGAAGAACTCACGCCGCTATTTTTAATCGGTACGGGCATCTCGCAACGAGCGCAGGAAACAATCTCCCAGGTTGACGAAACAAGATCGGTAATTCGCTGTTCTGTTCCTTCTAAGTAGAAGTCGCTGTTTTGAGACGTAATAATTTTTTGCCAACACTCCTCGAACTCGCGGGAATAGCGATTCCCCAGAAAGACAGGTTGGGGAAGAAGTTTTTCTTTTCCGTGGCGATCGATCGCTTTCTTCCCTAACTGAAACCAGTAAGCCAGATATTGGCGGACTTGCTCTTCAGATTTTTCCGGCATGAACCCATTTCCTCTATACGCGCGCCTCCTTGTTATCCTAACTTCCGAATCGGGCAGCAACCGTTAAATGAATCTAGAGTTGCTAAGAGAATTTTTCATGTGTTTTGGGCAAAGGAATTCCGTGCTGAGTTAGGTTGAGGGCATATCCTCCCGTGACTAAATAGACGACGGACGCGATCGCGCCAATCCGGCGAAGGAGTTGACCCGCGCGATCGCGAAAAACCCGTCCCGCCGGATAAATGGGAACCAAACCCCACCCCACCTCCTCCCCCACTAAAATAATCGTCCCCTTCGCCCCTTCCAAGCTTTCTAACACCCCCTCAACTCGCTTCTCCCACACCGCCTCATCCTCATCGAGCAAATTCGCTACCCAAGTCCCCAGAGCATCCACCAGGAGGCAATCAGAAGGGTCTGAATCGCCAATGACCCTTGCTAGGTCAACAGGAACCCAAAGCGTTTCCCAATGCGCCGGACGGCGTTGGATATGCTTCTCAATCCTTGCAATCCATTCGGGATCGTTGGGATCGATTTGAGCCGTGGCGACATACTTCACCGCCTTCTGAGCCTCAGCAGCCAAATATTCCGCCCATTCACTTTTTCCCGAACGAGCCGATCCCGTCACCAAAGCAATCCGGAATTGAGGTTGAATCATTGGAGTTATGAACAGTAGATCGAGAAGAAAGAGAGAACCAATAATCAATCGCGGTCATATATGATAACCTCTGGCAAAACCAATGTTAGATTATCAGCAGTACTTCGTACTCTAAGAAACATCAGCATGAAACCTGAATTAAAGCGAATTGAAAATACCTTGGATCGATTAGAACAAGCGCCCCAAGATAATCTTTTGGCGAAAGAAGGGGAATCCCAACCATCTGCGCTTCACGGTCCTTCTTTTTCACTCAAACTCGATCCGGCAAAAACCGCTCAATTGCAAGATAAAGCGCCGATCTTGCCCAAACTCAAAACCTTGGGGCTGAGTAGCCATATCCATAGTGTCAATCCCGTCCTCGCTTTAGAATTATTAAGAGAGATTAGCGAGCTAGTGGCAGGTTGGCATCAAGACCTAAAGTTCGTTTTAGAACAAATCCAACTTATTTATGAAGAAGGTCCTTTGATTGACGGTTGGTTGGAATCTCACTCTCTGACTTCAAATCCGAACTTTTCCATTCCTCGCAAGGCAGCAATGGATGGTTTGATGAATTATGTAGAAGAACTGACCGATCCCCAAGTCAGCTACCAATCGCCCCGTCCGGGTTACCGACTGTGCGGCGTGAATGAATACGGACAGGTTTGGTCGAGAGATTGTCCCCCGCAAGAGGTGCCGAGTGTCAGTCTCGCGATCGCGCGCTATCAAAAACTACAACAACTTCTGGTCAGCAAGCAAAATCTCGAAACCCGTCTAGAAGGATTAACCGAAACCCTGGTGATGATG encodes the following:
- a CDS encoding tetratricopeptide repeat protein, whose translation is MKKSDRFALLMALSAGFAVSLSAIAIAQPFENPLNIPLNNGTLSTERETADRLVRFGGQAERLGNYEKAIEYWLQAADLYDRLGDFRALGLTYDYLGITYVKLGRLDPAELYLRRRLAIARDNDDFQGQVYGLNNLGTMYIQRNNFVGAVVAMEEALNIARSIEFQEGEGLSLSNLGLVAARSGNYAEAVKRYEEAIIFRRRFGNSVGEINTRNNLGDAYLALQNYREAHISYGIARQLAKEARELAGHFRATAGLARTYATMGEPGAALEEVKKWVAFARENNDRAQELAALQFAGRLQLSRGEWRSARTYLVDAIAIAQELQDEQSQTLLYDDLNRLIYVIQE
- the cobU gene encoding bifunctional adenosylcobinamide kinase/adenosylcobinamide-phosphate guanylyltransferase, whose amino-acid sequence is MIQPQFRIALVTGSARSGKSEWAEYLAAEAQKAVKYVATAQIDPNDPEWIARIEKHIQRRPAHWETLWVPVDLARVIGDSDPSDCLLVDALGTWVANLLDEDEAVWEKRVEGVLESLEGAKGTIILVGEEVGWGLVPIYPAGRVFRDRAGQLLRRIGAIASVVYLVTGGYALNLTQHGIPLPKTHEKFS